In Nothobranchius furzeri strain GRZ-AD chromosome 18, NfurGRZ-RIMD1, whole genome shotgun sequence, a single genomic region encodes these proteins:
- the crip1 gene encoding cysteine-rich protein 1 — protein sequence MPKCPKCQKEVYFAERVTSLGKDWHRPCLKCAKCNKTLSPGSHAEHEGSPYCHNPCYGAMFGPKGFGRGGTESHAYK from the exons ATGCCGAAGTGCCCCAAGTGTCAGAAGGAGGTTTACTTCG CTGAGAGGGTGACATCACTGGGGAAGGACTGGCACAGACCATGTCTGAAGTGTGCAAAGTGCAACAAGACACTGTCTCCTGGCTCTCACGCAGAG CATGAAGGCTCTCCATACTGTCACAATCCCTGCTATGGTGCCATGTTTGGACCTAAGG GATTTGGACGTGGTGGAACTGAAAGCCATGCCTACAAATAA